The Amaranthus tricolor cultivar Red isolate AtriRed21 chromosome 6, ASM2621246v1, whole genome shotgun sequence genome has a segment encoding these proteins:
- the LOC130815806 gene encoding steroid 5-alpha-reductase DET2 isoform X2: MGFMVSHGKPNSFFLSPDLPIWPPRVFPQIRWVSHYGDYEADEWFWERFLVGLVVFGFGMVVNVKSDLVLVGLKAQGGGYKIPRGGLFELISCPNYLGEIIEWLGWAIMTWSWAGVGFLLYTFSNLVPRAMGNHKWYLEKFKEEYPRNRKAVIPFLY; the protein is encoded by the exons ATGGGTTTCATGGTTTCTCATGGAAAGCCCAACagtttttttctctctcctgaTCTACCCATTTGGCCGCCACGTGTCTTCCCTCAG ATTAGATGGGTTTCGCATTACGGGGATTATGAAGCCGATGAGTGGTTTTGGGAGCGGTTTTTGGTTGGATTAGTGGTTTTTGGATTTGGTATGGTGGTAAATGTGAAATCCGATTTGGTTTTGGTGGGCTTGAAGGCCCAAGGTGGTGGGTATAAGATTCCAAGAGGTGGGCTTTTTGAGTTGATCAGTTGTCCGAATTATTTGGGTGAGATTATTGAGTGGTTGGGCTGGGCTATTATGACTTGGTCTTGGGCTGGGGTTGGATTTTTGTTGTATACTTTTTCTAATTTAGTGCCTAGAGCTATGGGTAATCATAAGTGGTATTTAGAGAAGTTTAAAGAAGAATATCCAAGAAACAGGAAAGCTGTAATTCCTTTTTTGTATTAA
- the LOC130815806 gene encoding steroid 5-alpha-reductase DET2 isoform X1 has protein sequence MMSSSSSPDRSFHNFCLLFLNFISFPTFLCCNFIQAPYGRHIRSGWGPTIPSWVSWFLMESPTVFFSLLIYPFGRHVSSLRSFSLLSVFLLHYIHRTIIYPLFRLHRNSNGSFPISVSLMAFTFNLLNSYVQIRWVSHYGDYEADEWFWERFLVGLVVFGFGMVVNVKSDLVLVGLKAQGGGYKIPRGGLFELISCPNYLGEIIEWLGWAIMTWSWAGVGFLLYTFSNLVPRAMGNHKWYLEKFKEEYPRNRKAVIPFLY, from the coding sequence atgATGTCTTCTTCATCTTCTCCCGATCGTTCCTTCCACAATTTCTGCTTATTATTCCTCAACTTTATCTCCTTCCCAACTTTTCTGTGCTGCAATTTCATCCAAGCCCCATATGGCCGTCACATCCGATCAGGGTGGGGGCCCACAATCCCTTCATGGGTTTCATGGTTTCTCATGGAAAGCCCAACagtttttttctctctcctgaTCTACCCATTTGGCCGCCACGTGTCTTCCCTCAGgtctttctctcttctctcgGTTTTCCTCCTTCATTACATCCACCGCACCATAATTTACCCTTTATTTCGCCTTCACCGGAATTCTAATGGCAGTTTCCCGATCTCGGTTTCTCTCATGGCTTTCACGTTTAACTTGTTGAATTCATATGTGCAGATTAGATGGGTTTCGCATTACGGGGATTATGAAGCCGATGAGTGGTTTTGGGAGCGGTTTTTGGTTGGATTAGTGGTTTTTGGATTTGGTATGGTGGTAAATGTGAAATCCGATTTGGTTTTGGTGGGCTTGAAGGCCCAAGGTGGTGGGTATAAGATTCCAAGAGGTGGGCTTTTTGAGTTGATCAGTTGTCCGAATTATTTGGGTGAGATTATTGAGTGGTTGGGCTGGGCTATTATGACTTGGTCTTGGGCTGGGGTTGGATTTTTGTTGTATACTTTTTCTAATTTAGTGCCTAGAGCTATGGGTAATCATAAGTGGTATTTAGAGAAGTTTAAAGAAGAATATCCAAGAAACAGGAAAGCTGTAATTCCTTTTTTGTATTAA
- the LOC130815564 gene encoding uncharacterized protein LOC130815564, which produces MADLKKREFNALELTRNNFIKWASDVKLYLKEKSLLCTIIELNPTDKGKGIERDPIKIEEDKAKAASILRHHLTDSLKHEYTNYEDPKLLWEELNERFGHNKSRPVGTMPFNDTNMIERNVRHRGRGNYFIRGKGRGKYHEKSGMNTFEQGNFYGRSRGRGHGLSRGHGRSHKYKSTCNICGMTGHWGRTCRTAKHLVDLYQASEKNKGKGAEVNFVNEGSTFGPTLDVSDFFTEDVNLHKLDPQKEDNYIF; this is translated from the exons atggCTGATCTAAAAAAAAGAGAATTCAATGCCTTGGAATTAACAAGAAACAATTTTATAAAATGGGCTTCAgatgtcaaattatatctaaaagaaaaaagtttatTATGCACAATAATTGAACTTAATCCCACCGACAAAGGAAAGGGTATCGAAAGAGATCCCataaaaattgaggaagataagGCAAAAGCTGCATCAATTTTGAGACATCATTTAACCGACAGTCTCAAGCATGAATACACCAATTATGAGGACCCAAAATTACTTTGGGAAGagctaaatgaaagatttggccataataaaagt AGACCTGTTGGGACTATGCCCTTTAATGACACAAATATGATTGAGAGGAATGTGCGCCATCGAGGTCGTGGGAACTATTTTATAAGAGGCAAAGGTCGTGGAAAATATCACGAAAAGAGCGGCATGAATACTTTCGAACAAGGAAATTTCTATGGCCGTAGTCGTGGTCGTGGTCATGGACTTAGTCGTGGCCATGGACGTAGCCac AAATACAAAAGCACATGTAATATATGTGGCATGACTGGACATTGGGGGCGAACTTGTCGTACCGCCAAACATTTAGTGGATTTATATCAAGCTTCCgaaaaaaacaaaggaaaaggggcagaagtaaattttgtaaatgaaggAAGTACATTTGGGCCCACCTTAGATGTCTCTGATTTCTTTACTGAGGATGTGAACCTCCACAAGCTTGATCCCcaaaaagaagataattacatcttttga
- the LOC130815563 gene encoding protein MAIN-LIKE 1-like, translating into MTIILHDMQRILGIGIEGSLPAEPGDGEWKLALTGLFGEPMSELRRKGYFTSGCINVGEVMQMCHRSQALEMQCITYYMAIVGSTLLADKTRTGMRPHPILTVNADQDEIAWGAVTLAYLYRQLGMASKAGCKTIFGCLTLLQTWIFEYFPAFRPHPRQVDVPNKTKVEMWSTPKPGRELSRLRDCRSILDSMKETQVEWIPYITSPRVLLNEHPRTAYIEGITCFDIIEVYLPERTVRQLGFEQAIPPAPMRPIHALRPAQGTYSMTFASPPIYKETWSRFPNCARVGDQFANEFPSRIAPLLRMPVVVDMSPRERQAADLYIDEVRELFADWQASKGQDPS; encoded by the exons atgacgattattTTGCACGACATGCAACGTATATTAGGCATTGGTATAGAAGGTTCACTCCCGGCTGAACCTGGTGACGGAGAGTGGAAGCTCGCGCTGACTGGTCTGTTTGGGGAGCCCATGTCGGAGCTACGAAGGAAGGGGTACTTCACCAGCGGTTGCATCAACGTTGGTGAAGTTATGCAGATGTGCCATCGGTCCCAGGCTTTGGAGATGCAGTGTATAACCTATTACATGGCTATTGTTGGCTCTACactgctggcggataagaccagaactGGGATGCGGCCTCACCCTATACTAACTGTCAATgccgatcaggatgagatcgcttggggtgcagtgacgctGGCATACTTATATCGGCAACTGGGAATGGCGTCTAAGGCTGGTTGTAAGACAATTTTTGGTTGTCTCACATTGCTGCAGACATGGATCTTTGAGTACTTTCCGGCCTTCCGCCCCCATCCTCGTCAAGTTGATGTGCCTAATAAGACCAAGGTggagatgtggtccacgccGAAGCCAGGTCGTGAGCTCAGCAGGCTGAGAGACTGTAGGAGTATATTGGACTCCATGAAGGAAACTCAA gtggaatggattCCATACATTACTTCTCCCAGGGTATTGttaaatgagcacccacgcaccgccTATATCGAGGGTATCACTTGTTTTGATATCatcgaggtgtatttgcctgagaggacagtgAGGCAGTTGGGTTTTGAACAGGCTATTCCCCCCGCTCCTATGAGGCCTATCCACGCTCTGCGACCGGCACAGGGTACCTATTCCATGACCTTTGCGTCTCCACCTATTTACAAGGAgacatggagtaggttccccaaTTGTGCCCGTGttggtgatcag TTTGCAAATGAATTTCCGAGTCGAATCGCGCCATTACTGAGGATGCCTGTTGTCGTGGATATGAGCCCCCGGGAAAGACAGGCTGCCGATCTATACATTGATGAAGTTAGAGAGTTATTTGCCGATTGGCAAGCTTCTAAAGGGCAAGACCCTTCATAG